From a single Bos indicus isolate NIAB-ARS_2022 breed Sahiwal x Tharparkar chromosome 11, NIAB-ARS_B.indTharparkar_mat_pri_1.0, whole genome shotgun sequence genomic region:
- the CIZ1 gene encoding cip1-interacting zinc finger protein isoform X2 yields the protein MFNQQQQFQQLQQQQLQQQQLLQLQQLLQQSPPQAPLPMTVSRGLPQQQPQQQLLTLQGTSPTSLLNGSVLQRALLLQQLQGLDQFAMPPATYDSASFTMPTATLGNLRGYNLATPNLTPPSLTPPQLATPNLQQFFPQATRQSLLGPPPVGVPINPSQLNLSGRTPQKQTRTSSSTTPNRKTTPVEDKSDPPEGSEEAAEPRTETPEVSHLPSIPDQEPPQCPDDIAKEKCTPALEPESCEASEPPAKKSKSSEEPTEKGPPGQLQAEVRLQTRMMAPKQTQTPELLPEPLEAHVQPRFQPRVLQITAQVQPQTLPVNAQVQPKLQKRAQTQTSPEHSALQQVQRQPQEEAEPRRQAQPQPPRHVQPLLQKQAQTQTCPQVQAEAQPRLQPPEQPPKQPLVQLPVQPLEPAQGRPQTQPQVSVPASEKAPVLVRSAALERLPDTVEARAGPEEAPPEPGGAQASVGESQEELTGGLDVAECEKRAREMLGVWGAGGSLKVTILQSSDSRAFSTVPLTPGPRASDSTSATPAAASTPSKQALQFFCYICKAGCSSQQEFQEHMSGAQHQQRLGEIQHMSQAFLLSLLPVPRDVLEREDEEPPPRRWCNTCQLYYMGDLIQHRRTQDHKFAKQSLRPFCTICNRYFKTPRKFVEHVKSQGHKDKANELKTLEKDIAGQDEDHFITVDAVGCFEGDEEEEEDDEEEEEIEAEEEFCKQMRSRDISIEEWKGSETYSPNTAYGVDFLVPVMGYVCRVCHKFYHSNSGAQLSHCKSLAHFENLQKYKKAKKPSPTTRPLSRRCAINARNALTALFTAGGRAPSQPSTQDTAKTPSKVMPTPPRPRLPRRSRRLRT from the exons ATGTTcaaccagcagcagcagttccagcagctccagcagcagcagcttcaacaGCAGCAGTTGCTGCAGCTTCAGCAGCTGCTCCAGCAGTCCCCACCGCAGGCCCCACTGCCCATGACCGTCAGCAG GGGGCTCccccagcagcagccacagcagcagctcCTGACTCTCCAGGGGaccagccccacctccctcctcaacGGCTCTGTGCTGCAGAGAGCTTTGCTTCTGCAGCAGTTACAAG GACTGGACCAATTTGCAATGCCACCAGCCACGTATGACAGTGCCAGTTTCACCATGCCCACGGCAACACTGG GTAACCTCCGTGGCTACAACCTGGCCACCCCCAACCTGACACCCCCCAGCCTCACACCTCCACAGCTGGCCACCCCAAATCTCCAGCAATTCTTTCCTCAGGCCACTCGGCAGTCCCTGCTGGGTCCTCCTCCCGTCGGGGTCCCCATCAACCCCTCCCAGCTCAACCTTTCAGGGCGAACCCCCCAGAAACAGACTCGGACCTCCTCCTCTACGACCCCCAATCGCAAG ACGACGCCTGTGGAGGACAAATCGGACCCCCCAGAGGGGTCTGAAGAAGCCGCAGAGCCCCGAACAGAAACACCCGAag TCTCTCACCTGCCCTCCATCCCAGACCAAGAACCTCCCCAGTGCCCAGATGACATCGCTAAGGAGAAATGCACTCCAGCACTTGAGCCTGAATCTTGTGAAGCCTCTGAGCCGCCAGCTAAAAAGTCAAAGAG CTCAGAGGAGCCCACAGAGAAGGGGCCCCCAGGGCAGCTGCAGGCAGAGGTCCGGCTGCAGACCCGGATGATGGCACCCAAGCAGACACAGACACCCGAGCTGCTGCCTGAGCCCCTGGAAGCCCACGTGCAGCCACGATTTCAGCCCCGGGTCCTGCAGATCACAGCCCAGGTGCAGCCACAGACGCTCCCCGTAAATGCCCAGGTGCAGCCAAAGCTACAGAAGCGGGCACAGACGCAGACCTCTCCAGAGCACTCAGCACTGCAGCAGGTGCAGCGGCAGCCGCAGGAGGAGGCAGAGCCACGGCGACAGGCGCAGCCGCAGCCCCCCAGGCACGTGCAGCCGCTGCTACAGAAGCAGGCACAGACGCAGACGTGCCCACAGGTCCAGGCGGAAGCACAGCCGAGGCTCCAGCCGCCGGAGCAGCCACCCAAGCAACCTCTGGTTCAGTTACCGGTGCAGCCACTGGAACCAGCCCAGGGACGGCCTCAGACTCAGCCACAGGTGTCAGTGCCAGCGTCAGAGAAAGCCCCAGTTCTGGTTCGCTCTGCAGCGCTGGAAAGATTGCCTGATACAGTAGAAGCTAGAGCAG GCCCAGAGGAGGCCCCACCAGAGCCAGGGGGCGCCCAGGCCAGCGTGGGGGAGAGCCAGGAGGAGCTGACCGGTGGCCTGGATGTGGCAGAATGTGAAAAAAGAGCGAGAGAGATGCTGGGG GTGTGGGGGGCTGGGGGATCCCTGAAGGTCACCATCCTGCAGAGCAGCGACAGCCGGGCCTTTAGCACCGTACCCCTCACACCCGGTCCCCGGGCCAGCGACTCTACCTCTGCCACCCCTGCGGCGGCCAGCACACCCTCTAAGCAGGCCCTTCAGTTCTTCTGCTACATCTGCAAGGCCGGCTGCAGTAGCCAGCAG GAGTTCCAGGAACACATGTCGGGAGCCCAGCACCAGCAGCGGCTCGGTGAGATCCAGCACATGAGCCAAGCCTTCCTGCTGTCCCTGCTGCCTGTGCCCCGGGACGTCCTGGAGAGAGAGGACGA AGAGCCTCCACCCAGGCGCTGGTGCAACACCTGCCAGCTCTACTACATGGGGGACCTGATCCAGCACCGCAGGACGCAGGACCACAAG TTCGCCAAACAATCCCTGCGACCTTTCTGCACCATTTGCAACCGCTACTTCAAGACCCCCCGCAAGTTTGTGGAGCACGTGAAGTCCCAGGGCCATAAGGACAAAGCCAATGAG CTGAAGACACTGGAGAAGGATATAGCCGGCCAAGACGAGGACCACTTCATCACGGTGGATGCTGTGGGCTGCTTTGAGGGCgatgaagaagaggaggaggatgacgaggaggaagaagagatcgAGGCTGAGGAGGAATTCTGCAAGCAG ATGAGATCCAGAGACATATCCATAGAGGAGTGGAAAGGCTCAGAGACCTACAGCCCCAACACCGCATACG GGGTGGACTTCCTGGTGCCCGTGATGGGCTATGTCTGCCGCGTCTGCCACAAGTTCTACCACAGCAACTCGGGGGCGCAGCTCTCCCACTGCAAGTCCTTGGCCCACTTTGAGAACCTGCAG AAATACAAGAAGGCCAAGAAACCCAGCCCTACCACCAGGCCCTTGAGCCGCCGGTGTGCCATCAACGCCCGGAACGCCCTGACCGCTCTGTTCACCGCTGGCGGCCGTGCACCCAGCCAGCCCAGCACCCAGGACACAGCCAAAACCCCCAGCAAGGTGATGCCCACACCCCCTCGGCCCCGACTGCCCCGGCGCTCCAGACGCCTCAGAACCTGA
- the CIZ1 gene encoding cip1-interacting zinc finger protein isoform X5, producing the protein MFNQQQQFQQLQQQQLQQQQLLQLQQLLQQSPPQAPLPMTVSRGLPQQQPQQQLLTLQGTSPTSLLNGSVLQRALLLQQLQGLDQFAMPPATYDSASFTMPTATLGNLRGYNLATPNLTPPSLTPPQLATPNLQQFFPQATRQSLLGPPPVGVPINPSQLNLSGRTPQKQTRTSSSTTPNRKDSSSQTTPVEDKSDPPEGSEEAAEPRTETPEVSHLPSIPDQEPPQCPDDIAKEKCTPALEPESCEASEPPAKKSKSSEEPTEKGPPGQLQAEVRLQTRMMAPKQTQTPELLPEPLEAHVQPRFQPRVLQITAQVQPQTLPVNAQVQPKLQKRAQTQTSPEHSALQQVQRQPQEEAEPRRQAQPQPPRHVQPLLQKQAQTQTCPQVQAEAQPRLQPPEQPPKQPLVQLPVQPLEPAQGRPQTQPQVSVPASEKAPVLVRSAALERLPDTVEARAGPEEAPPEPGGAQASVGESQEELTGGLDVAECEKRAREMLGSSDSRAFSTVPLTPGPRASDSTSATPAAASTPSKQALQFFCYICKAGCSSQQEFQEHMSGAQHQQRLGEIQHMSQAFLLSLLPVPRDVLEREDEEPPPRRWCNTCQLYYMGDLIQHRRTQDHKFAKQSLRPFCTICNRYFKTPRKFVEHVKSQGHKDKANELKTLEKDIAGQDEDHFITVDAVGCFEGDEEEEEDDEEEEEIEAEEEFCKQMRSRDISIEEWKGSETYSPNTAYGVDFLVPVMGYVCRVCHKFYHSNSGAQLSHCKSLAHFENLQKYKKAKKPSPTTRPLSRRCAINARNALTALFTAGGRAPSQPSTQDTAKTPSKVMPTPPRPRLPRRSRRLRT; encoded by the exons ATGTTcaaccagcagcagcagttccagcagctccagcagcagcagcttcaacaGCAGCAGTTGCTGCAGCTTCAGCAGCTGCTCCAGCAGTCCCCACCGCAGGCCCCACTGCCCATGACCGTCAGCAG GGGGCTCccccagcagcagccacagcagcagctcCTGACTCTCCAGGGGaccagccccacctccctcctcaacGGCTCTGTGCTGCAGAGAGCTTTGCTTCTGCAGCAGTTACAAG GACTGGACCAATTTGCAATGCCACCAGCCACGTATGACAGTGCCAGTTTCACCATGCCCACGGCAACACTGG GTAACCTCCGTGGCTACAACCTGGCCACCCCCAACCTGACACCCCCCAGCCTCACACCTCCACAGCTGGCCACCCCAAATCTCCAGCAATTCTTTCCTCAGGCCACTCGGCAGTCCCTGCTGGGTCCTCCTCCCGTCGGGGTCCCCATCAACCCCTCCCAGCTCAACCTTTCAGGGCGAACCCCCCAGAAACAGACTCGGACCTCCTCCTCTACGACCCCCAATCGCAAG GATTCTTCTTCTCAGACGACGCCTGTGGAGGACAAATCGGACCCCCCAGAGGGGTCTGAAGAAGCCGCAGAGCCCCGAACAGAAACACCCGAag TCTCTCACCTGCCCTCCATCCCAGACCAAGAACCTCCCCAGTGCCCAGATGACATCGCTAAGGAGAAATGCACTCCAGCACTTGAGCCTGAATCTTGTGAAGCCTCTGAGCCGCCAGCTAAAAAGTCAAAGAG CTCAGAGGAGCCCACAGAGAAGGGGCCCCCAGGGCAGCTGCAGGCAGAGGTCCGGCTGCAGACCCGGATGATGGCACCCAAGCAGACACAGACACCCGAGCTGCTGCCTGAGCCCCTGGAAGCCCACGTGCAGCCACGATTTCAGCCCCGGGTCCTGCAGATCACAGCCCAGGTGCAGCCACAGACGCTCCCCGTAAATGCCCAGGTGCAGCCAAAGCTACAGAAGCGGGCACAGACGCAGACCTCTCCAGAGCACTCAGCACTGCAGCAGGTGCAGCGGCAGCCGCAGGAGGAGGCAGAGCCACGGCGACAGGCGCAGCCGCAGCCCCCCAGGCACGTGCAGCCGCTGCTACAGAAGCAGGCACAGACGCAGACGTGCCCACAGGTCCAGGCGGAAGCACAGCCGAGGCTCCAGCCGCCGGAGCAGCCACCCAAGCAACCTCTGGTTCAGTTACCGGTGCAGCCACTGGAACCAGCCCAGGGACGGCCTCAGACTCAGCCACAGGTGTCAGTGCCAGCGTCAGAGAAAGCCCCAGTTCTGGTTCGCTCTGCAGCGCTGGAAAGATTGCCTGATACAGTAGAAGCTAGAGCAG GCCCAGAGGAGGCCCCACCAGAGCCAGGGGGCGCCCAGGCCAGCGTGGGGGAGAGCCAGGAGGAGCTGACCGGTGGCCTGGATGTGGCAGAATGTGAAAAAAGAGCGAGAGAGATGCTGGGG AGCAGCGACAGCCGGGCCTTTAGCACCGTACCCCTCACACCCGGTCCCCGGGCCAGCGACTCTACCTCTGCCACCCCTGCGGCGGCCAGCACACCCTCTAAGCAGGCCCTTCAGTTCTTCTGCTACATCTGCAAGGCCGGCTGCAGTAGCCAGCAG GAGTTCCAGGAACACATGTCGGGAGCCCAGCACCAGCAGCGGCTCGGTGAGATCCAGCACATGAGCCAAGCCTTCCTGCTGTCCCTGCTGCCTGTGCCCCGGGACGTCCTGGAGAGAGAGGACGA AGAGCCTCCACCCAGGCGCTGGTGCAACACCTGCCAGCTCTACTACATGGGGGACCTGATCCAGCACCGCAGGACGCAGGACCACAAG TTCGCCAAACAATCCCTGCGACCTTTCTGCACCATTTGCAACCGCTACTTCAAGACCCCCCGCAAGTTTGTGGAGCACGTGAAGTCCCAGGGCCATAAGGACAAAGCCAATGAG CTGAAGACACTGGAGAAGGATATAGCCGGCCAAGACGAGGACCACTTCATCACGGTGGATGCTGTGGGCTGCTTTGAGGGCgatgaagaagaggaggaggatgacgaggaggaagaagagatcgAGGCTGAGGAGGAATTCTGCAAGCAG ATGAGATCCAGAGACATATCCATAGAGGAGTGGAAAGGCTCAGAGACCTACAGCCCCAACACCGCATACG GGGTGGACTTCCTGGTGCCCGTGATGGGCTATGTCTGCCGCGTCTGCCACAAGTTCTACCACAGCAACTCGGGGGCGCAGCTCTCCCACTGCAAGTCCTTGGCCCACTTTGAGAACCTGCAG AAATACAAGAAGGCCAAGAAACCCAGCCCTACCACCAGGCCCTTGAGCCGCCGGTGTGCCATCAACGCCCGGAACGCCCTGACCGCTCTGTTCACCGCTGGCGGCCGTGCACCCAGCCAGCCCAGCACCCAGGACACAGCCAAAACCCCCAGCAAGGTGATGCCCACACCCCCTCGGCCCCGACTGCCCCGGCGCTCCAGACGCCTCAGAACCTGA
- the CIZ1 gene encoding cip1-interacting zinc finger protein isoform X1 — protein MFNQQQQFQQLQQQQLQQQQLLQLQQLLQQSPPQAPLPMTVSRGLPQQQPQQQLLTLQGTSPTSLLNGSVLQRALLLQQLQGLDQFAMPPATYDSASFTMPTATLGNLRGYNLATPNLTPPSLTPPQLATPNLQQFFPQATRQSLLGPPPVGVPINPSQLNLSGRTPQKQTRTSSSTTPNRKDSSSQTTPVEDKSDPPEGSEEAAEPRTETPEVSHLPSIPDQEPPQCPDDIAKEKCTPALEPESCEASEPPAKKSKSSEEPTEKGPPGQLQAEVRLQTRMMAPKQTQTPELLPEPLEAHVQPRFQPRVLQITAQVQPQTLPVNAQVQPKLQKRAQTQTSPEHSALQQVQRQPQEEAEPRRQAQPQPPRHVQPLLQKQAQTQTCPQVQAEAQPRLQPPEQPPKQPLVQLPVQPLEPAQGRPQTQPQVSVPASEKAPVLVRSAALERLPDTVEARAGPEEAPPEPGGAQASVGESQEELTGGLDVAECEKRAREMLGVWGAGGSLKVTILQSSDSRAFSTVPLTPGPRASDSTSATPAAASTPSKQALQFFCYICKAGCSSQQEFQEHMSGAQHQQRLGEIQHMSQAFLLSLLPVPRDVLEREDEEPPPRRWCNTCQLYYMGDLIQHRRTQDHKFAKQSLRPFCTICNRYFKTPRKFVEHVKSQGHKDKANELKTLEKDIAGQDEDHFITVDAVGCFEGDEEEEEDDEEEEEIEAEEEFCKQMRSRDISIEEWKGSETYSPNTAYGVDFLVPVMGYVCRVCHKFYHSNSGAQLSHCKSLAHFENLQKYKKAKKPSPTTRPLSRRCAINARNALTALFTAGGRAPSQPSTQDTAKTPSKVMPTPPRPRLPRRSRRLRT, from the exons ATGTTcaaccagcagcagcagttccagcagctccagcagcagcagcttcaacaGCAGCAGTTGCTGCAGCTTCAGCAGCTGCTCCAGCAGTCCCCACCGCAGGCCCCACTGCCCATGACCGTCAGCAG GGGGCTCccccagcagcagccacagcagcagctcCTGACTCTCCAGGGGaccagccccacctccctcctcaacGGCTCTGTGCTGCAGAGAGCTTTGCTTCTGCAGCAGTTACAAG GACTGGACCAATTTGCAATGCCACCAGCCACGTATGACAGTGCCAGTTTCACCATGCCCACGGCAACACTGG GTAACCTCCGTGGCTACAACCTGGCCACCCCCAACCTGACACCCCCCAGCCTCACACCTCCACAGCTGGCCACCCCAAATCTCCAGCAATTCTTTCCTCAGGCCACTCGGCAGTCCCTGCTGGGTCCTCCTCCCGTCGGGGTCCCCATCAACCCCTCCCAGCTCAACCTTTCAGGGCGAACCCCCCAGAAACAGACTCGGACCTCCTCCTCTACGACCCCCAATCGCAAG GATTCTTCTTCTCAGACGACGCCTGTGGAGGACAAATCGGACCCCCCAGAGGGGTCTGAAGAAGCCGCAGAGCCCCGAACAGAAACACCCGAag TCTCTCACCTGCCCTCCATCCCAGACCAAGAACCTCCCCAGTGCCCAGATGACATCGCTAAGGAGAAATGCACTCCAGCACTTGAGCCTGAATCTTGTGAAGCCTCTGAGCCGCCAGCTAAAAAGTCAAAGAG CTCAGAGGAGCCCACAGAGAAGGGGCCCCCAGGGCAGCTGCAGGCAGAGGTCCGGCTGCAGACCCGGATGATGGCACCCAAGCAGACACAGACACCCGAGCTGCTGCCTGAGCCCCTGGAAGCCCACGTGCAGCCACGATTTCAGCCCCGGGTCCTGCAGATCACAGCCCAGGTGCAGCCACAGACGCTCCCCGTAAATGCCCAGGTGCAGCCAAAGCTACAGAAGCGGGCACAGACGCAGACCTCTCCAGAGCACTCAGCACTGCAGCAGGTGCAGCGGCAGCCGCAGGAGGAGGCAGAGCCACGGCGACAGGCGCAGCCGCAGCCCCCCAGGCACGTGCAGCCGCTGCTACAGAAGCAGGCACAGACGCAGACGTGCCCACAGGTCCAGGCGGAAGCACAGCCGAGGCTCCAGCCGCCGGAGCAGCCACCCAAGCAACCTCTGGTTCAGTTACCGGTGCAGCCACTGGAACCAGCCCAGGGACGGCCTCAGACTCAGCCACAGGTGTCAGTGCCAGCGTCAGAGAAAGCCCCAGTTCTGGTTCGCTCTGCAGCGCTGGAAAGATTGCCTGATACAGTAGAAGCTAGAGCAG GCCCAGAGGAGGCCCCACCAGAGCCAGGGGGCGCCCAGGCCAGCGTGGGGGAGAGCCAGGAGGAGCTGACCGGTGGCCTGGATGTGGCAGAATGTGAAAAAAGAGCGAGAGAGATGCTGGGG GTGTGGGGGGCTGGGGGATCCCTGAAGGTCACCATCCTGCAGAGCAGCGACAGCCGGGCCTTTAGCACCGTACCCCTCACACCCGGTCCCCGGGCCAGCGACTCTACCTCTGCCACCCCTGCGGCGGCCAGCACACCCTCTAAGCAGGCCCTTCAGTTCTTCTGCTACATCTGCAAGGCCGGCTGCAGTAGCCAGCAG GAGTTCCAGGAACACATGTCGGGAGCCCAGCACCAGCAGCGGCTCGGTGAGATCCAGCACATGAGCCAAGCCTTCCTGCTGTCCCTGCTGCCTGTGCCCCGGGACGTCCTGGAGAGAGAGGACGA AGAGCCTCCACCCAGGCGCTGGTGCAACACCTGCCAGCTCTACTACATGGGGGACCTGATCCAGCACCGCAGGACGCAGGACCACAAG TTCGCCAAACAATCCCTGCGACCTTTCTGCACCATTTGCAACCGCTACTTCAAGACCCCCCGCAAGTTTGTGGAGCACGTGAAGTCCCAGGGCCATAAGGACAAAGCCAATGAG CTGAAGACACTGGAGAAGGATATAGCCGGCCAAGACGAGGACCACTTCATCACGGTGGATGCTGTGGGCTGCTTTGAGGGCgatgaagaagaggaggaggatgacgaggaggaagaagagatcgAGGCTGAGGAGGAATTCTGCAAGCAG ATGAGATCCAGAGACATATCCATAGAGGAGTGGAAAGGCTCAGAGACCTACAGCCCCAACACCGCATACG GGGTGGACTTCCTGGTGCCCGTGATGGGCTATGTCTGCCGCGTCTGCCACAAGTTCTACCACAGCAACTCGGGGGCGCAGCTCTCCCACTGCAAGTCCTTGGCCCACTTTGAGAACCTGCAG AAATACAAGAAGGCCAAGAAACCCAGCCCTACCACCAGGCCCTTGAGCCGCCGGTGTGCCATCAACGCCCGGAACGCCCTGACCGCTCTGTTCACCGCTGGCGGCCGTGCACCCAGCCAGCCCAGCACCCAGGACACAGCCAAAACCCCCAGCAAGGTGATGCCCACACCCCCTCGGCCCCGACTGCCCCGGCGCTCCAGACGCCTCAGAACCTGA
- the CIZ1 gene encoding cip1-interacting zinc finger protein isoform X4, which produces MFNQQQQFQQLQQQQLQQQQLLQLQQLLQQSPPQAPLPMTVSRGLPQQQPQQQLLTLQGTSPTSLLNGSVLQRALLLQQLQGLDQFAMPPATYDSASFTMPTATLGNLRGYNLATPNLTPPSLTPPQLATPNLQQFFPQATRQSLLGPPPVGVPINPSQLNLSGRTPQKQTRTSSSTTPNRKTTPVEDKSDPPEGSEEAAEPRTETPEDQEPPQCPDDIAKEKCTPALEPESCEASEPPAKKSKSSEEPTEKGPPGQLQAEVRLQTRMMAPKQTQTPELLPEPLEAHVQPRFQPRVLQITAQVQPQTLPVNAQVQPKLQKRAQTQTSPEHSALQQVQRQPQEEAEPRRQAQPQPPRHVQPLLQKQAQTQTCPQVQAEAQPRLQPPEQPPKQPLVQLPVQPLEPAQGRPQTQPQVSVPASEKAPVLVRSAALERLPDTVEARAGPEEAPPEPGGAQASVGESQEELTGGLDVAECEKRAREMLGVWGAGGSLKVTILQSSDSRAFSTVPLTPGPRASDSTSATPAAASTPSKQALQFFCYICKAGCSSQQEFQEHMSGAQHQQRLGEIQHMSQAFLLSLLPVPRDVLEREDEEPPPRRWCNTCQLYYMGDLIQHRRTQDHKFAKQSLRPFCTICNRYFKTPRKFVEHVKSQGHKDKANELKTLEKDIAGQDEDHFITVDAVGCFEGDEEEEEDDEEEEEIEAEEEFCKQMRSRDISIEEWKGSETYSPNTAYGVDFLVPVMGYVCRVCHKFYHSNSGAQLSHCKSLAHFENLQKYKKAKKPSPTTRPLSRRCAINARNALTALFTAGGRAPSQPSTQDTAKTPSKVMPTPPRPRLPRRSRRLRT; this is translated from the exons ATGTTcaaccagcagcagcagttccagcagctccagcagcagcagcttcaacaGCAGCAGTTGCTGCAGCTTCAGCAGCTGCTCCAGCAGTCCCCACCGCAGGCCCCACTGCCCATGACCGTCAGCAG GGGGCTCccccagcagcagccacagcagcagctcCTGACTCTCCAGGGGaccagccccacctccctcctcaacGGCTCTGTGCTGCAGAGAGCTTTGCTTCTGCAGCAGTTACAAG GACTGGACCAATTTGCAATGCCACCAGCCACGTATGACAGTGCCAGTTTCACCATGCCCACGGCAACACTGG GTAACCTCCGTGGCTACAACCTGGCCACCCCCAACCTGACACCCCCCAGCCTCACACCTCCACAGCTGGCCACCCCAAATCTCCAGCAATTCTTTCCTCAGGCCACTCGGCAGTCCCTGCTGGGTCCTCCTCCCGTCGGGGTCCCCATCAACCCCTCCCAGCTCAACCTTTCAGGGCGAACCCCCCAGAAACAGACTCGGACCTCCTCCTCTACGACCCCCAATCGCAAG ACGACGCCTGTGGAGGACAAATCGGACCCCCCAGAGGGGTCTGAAGAAGCCGCAGAGCCCCGAACAGAAACACCCGAag ACCAAGAACCTCCCCAGTGCCCAGATGACATCGCTAAGGAGAAATGCACTCCAGCACTTGAGCCTGAATCTTGTGAAGCCTCTGAGCCGCCAGCTAAAAAGTCAAAGAG CTCAGAGGAGCCCACAGAGAAGGGGCCCCCAGGGCAGCTGCAGGCAGAGGTCCGGCTGCAGACCCGGATGATGGCACCCAAGCAGACACAGACACCCGAGCTGCTGCCTGAGCCCCTGGAAGCCCACGTGCAGCCACGATTTCAGCCCCGGGTCCTGCAGATCACAGCCCAGGTGCAGCCACAGACGCTCCCCGTAAATGCCCAGGTGCAGCCAAAGCTACAGAAGCGGGCACAGACGCAGACCTCTCCAGAGCACTCAGCACTGCAGCAGGTGCAGCGGCAGCCGCAGGAGGAGGCAGAGCCACGGCGACAGGCGCAGCCGCAGCCCCCCAGGCACGTGCAGCCGCTGCTACAGAAGCAGGCACAGACGCAGACGTGCCCACAGGTCCAGGCGGAAGCACAGCCGAGGCTCCAGCCGCCGGAGCAGCCACCCAAGCAACCTCTGGTTCAGTTACCGGTGCAGCCACTGGAACCAGCCCAGGGACGGCCTCAGACTCAGCCACAGGTGTCAGTGCCAGCGTCAGAGAAAGCCCCAGTTCTGGTTCGCTCTGCAGCGCTGGAAAGATTGCCTGATACAGTAGAAGCTAGAGCAG GCCCAGAGGAGGCCCCACCAGAGCCAGGGGGCGCCCAGGCCAGCGTGGGGGAGAGCCAGGAGGAGCTGACCGGTGGCCTGGATGTGGCAGAATGTGAAAAAAGAGCGAGAGAGATGCTGGGG GTGTGGGGGGCTGGGGGATCCCTGAAGGTCACCATCCTGCAGAGCAGCGACAGCCGGGCCTTTAGCACCGTACCCCTCACACCCGGTCCCCGGGCCAGCGACTCTACCTCTGCCACCCCTGCGGCGGCCAGCACACCCTCTAAGCAGGCCCTTCAGTTCTTCTGCTACATCTGCAAGGCCGGCTGCAGTAGCCAGCAG GAGTTCCAGGAACACATGTCGGGAGCCCAGCACCAGCAGCGGCTCGGTGAGATCCAGCACATGAGCCAAGCCTTCCTGCTGTCCCTGCTGCCTGTGCCCCGGGACGTCCTGGAGAGAGAGGACGA AGAGCCTCCACCCAGGCGCTGGTGCAACACCTGCCAGCTCTACTACATGGGGGACCTGATCCAGCACCGCAGGACGCAGGACCACAAG TTCGCCAAACAATCCCTGCGACCTTTCTGCACCATTTGCAACCGCTACTTCAAGACCCCCCGCAAGTTTGTGGAGCACGTGAAGTCCCAGGGCCATAAGGACAAAGCCAATGAG CTGAAGACACTGGAGAAGGATATAGCCGGCCAAGACGAGGACCACTTCATCACGGTGGATGCTGTGGGCTGCTTTGAGGGCgatgaagaagaggaggaggatgacgaggaggaagaagagatcgAGGCTGAGGAGGAATTCTGCAAGCAG ATGAGATCCAGAGACATATCCATAGAGGAGTGGAAAGGCTCAGAGACCTACAGCCCCAACACCGCATACG GGGTGGACTTCCTGGTGCCCGTGATGGGCTATGTCTGCCGCGTCTGCCACAAGTTCTACCACAGCAACTCGGGGGCGCAGCTCTCCCACTGCAAGTCCTTGGCCCACTTTGAGAACCTGCAG AAATACAAGAAGGCCAAGAAACCCAGCCCTACCACCAGGCCCTTGAGCCGCCGGTGTGCCATCAACGCCCGGAACGCCCTGACCGCTCTGTTCACCGCTGGCGGCCGTGCACCCAGCCAGCCCAGCACCCAGGACACAGCCAAAACCCCCAGCAAGGTGATGCCCACACCCCCTCGGCCCCGACTGCCCCGGCGCTCCAGACGCCTCAGAACCTGA